Proteins found in one Sporosarcina sp. FSL K6-3457 genomic segment:
- a CDS encoding (2Fe-2S)-binding protein, which translates to MIASNDSPEKIIQLHVNGETRNAVIRSADTLLHTLREQLGLTAAKPACENGDCGACTVIIDGQPMHSCLSLTIETVHQSITTNEGLLDSPLQQAFVDKWAIQCGYCTSGFITNCHALVGQHPDADDTTIDEWLASNLCRCTGYQEIKEAVKSVLQMKKPSSTI; encoded by the coding sequence ATGATTGCTTCAAATGATTCACCTGAAAAAATTATCCAATTACATGTCAACGGAGAAACCCGCAATGCCGTCATACGATCTGCCGATACATTGCTGCATACATTACGCGAGCAACTCGGACTAACTGCCGCCAAACCGGCTTGTGAAAATGGCGATTGTGGTGCCTGTACAGTCATCATTGACGGACAACCGATGCATTCCTGCCTTTCTTTAACGATTGAAACGGTGCATCAGTCGATTACAACGAATGAAGGACTGTTGGATTCGCCGTTGCAACAGGCATTTGTCGACAAATGGGCGATTCAATGTGGCTATTGTACATCAGGATTTATCACCAACTGTCATGCACTTGTTGGGCAGCATCCTGATGCAGATGATACAACGATCGATGAGTGGCTGGCATCGAATCTATGTAGATGTACAGGGTATCAGGAAATCAAAGAGGCAGTGAAGAGCGTTTTACAAATGAAAAAACCATCGTCAACAATTTAA
- a CDS encoding FAD binding domain-containing protein, whose translation MIAFDFDYYKPSSLSEAVGTYQLADQAGKQAIFYAGGTEFITFARTNKKRADVVIDIKGIPECMMLEVIGDELIIGAAVSLTTIVESNLFPLLGETVQRIADHTSRNKITIGGNLNSHFIYREGILPFLLVNAKGMIAGKGKEKILPLDQILNGGLAKGELLVQIHVDQSYTNLPFSTIKRTRMSKVGYPIVTVAALEKDNQIRTAFSGICEFPFRSDEIEKLLNDLSLTQEERVIQAIALLPGPVVQDIHASTAYRLFVLKNVLTDTLNAMEANK comes from the coding sequence ATGATTGCATTCGACTTTGATTATTATAAACCCTCCTCACTTAGTGAAGCAGTAGGAACGTATCAGTTAGCTGATCAAGCTGGCAAACAGGCCATTTTTTATGCAGGGGGCACAGAATTCATTACATTCGCCCGGACGAATAAAAAAAGAGCGGATGTAGTGATTGATATTAAAGGAATTCCTGAATGTATGATGTTGGAAGTCATTGGAGATGAATTGATAATCGGTGCGGCTGTTTCACTAACAACTATTGTGGAATCGAATCTATTTCCTTTATTGGGAGAGACGGTGCAACGAATAGCGGATCATACTTCACGTAATAAAATTACGATTGGTGGTAACCTCAATAGTCATTTCATCTACCGGGAAGGTATTTTACCCTTCTTATTGGTGAACGCGAAGGGAATGATTGCGGGCAAGGGAAAAGAGAAGATACTTCCATTAGACCAAATCTTAAACGGGGGACTAGCCAAAGGTGAACTTCTTGTACAAATTCATGTCGATCAATCCTATACCAATTTGCCTTTTAGTACAATCAAACGAACAAGAATGTCAAAAGTGGGATACCCGATTGTGACCGTGGCAGCACTGGAAAAGGATAATCAGATTAGAACTGCTTTTAGTGGGATTTGTGAATTTCCATTTAGGTCTGATGAAATTGAGAAGTTATTAAATGATTTATCCTTAACGCAAGAGGAGCGAGTCATTCAGGCAATCGCCCTTCTTCCAGGTCCAGTCGTGCAGGACATCCATGCGTCGACAGCGTACCGTCTATTCGTGTTGAAAAATGTGCTAACAGACACATTGAATGCTATGGAGGCGAATAAATGA